The following is a genomic window from Sciurus carolinensis chromosome 3, mSciCar1.2, whole genome shotgun sequence.
AGGCCAGGGGCTCTGCAGGAAGCAGACCACCCAGGTACGCCCATTCCCTGTACTGTAGCTCCCACCCAGCCCCCGCCTTCCCTTCCACAGAGTGTGCAGGCACAGAGGGTTTCGTGCTATTTATAAACCATTTGCAACAAATCTCACAACTGATTGGCACTACAGCAGCCCCATCAAACAGAACTTTCTGCAGTGACAAAAATGTTCTAGGGtgcaggggaagaaaaaaaataacagaatgaatcaaaaactattaccctaggtaaatgtatgatcacacaaatggtacgcctctacttcatgtacagagaaacaagatgtatcccatttgtttacaataaaaataaaaaaataaaaaaaaacattttgaggaCTAGGgttttagcttagtggtagggtgtttgcctagcatgtacaaagtcTTGGATTTAATCTcgacaccacatataaatcataaaataaaaataagattaaattaaaaaaaaaataatgttctattACCCACACCGTCCACTGGGCCCATGTAACAGCTGAGTCCTctaccactatttttttttttttttttgtggcattggggactgaactcagggtcttgctcTTGCCAAACACACTGGcattgagccacagccccagtctaCTGAACAACAAGTAGCGAGTGCAAGTGAGGAACTGCACTTTATAATAGCCACAGGTGGCTAATAGGTACAGTATTGGACAGCACAGTTCCAAAACATCGCAGCAATAGAGTTGTGTGCCACTTGCttacacaaaacaaaatttctattCTGTAAGTTTTATAAACCAACACAGGAAAGTATGAGTagcttgagaatttttttcttacaacaaGCGGAGCCCCCTTGTCTTACCCAGCGCTCCCTGACCTGGGCTCTCCCCAGCGGTCCCCTAAACACAAGCTGGTCTTCCACCCATGGCGGTCAGCATTGCAGGGCCTGCAGGTCGGCCTGGCCAACTCATCGTgagctaaaatattattttatgtttttaaatggttggtaaaaaaccaaaagcaattaTGAAGCACGATATGCCAAGGGACTGTGTGGCCATGAAGGCTGGCACTCACTACCTAGTCACTTTGCAGGAAGGCCTCTTACACCCACCTCCCGCCAGCCTGCAGGTCCCCAGGCCTGGTGCCTCAGTGTGCTCTCCTGCAGCAAGCTGCCGACTGCTGGATCCTGCCTGTCCTGGCATGGGGACTGTCGCCACCCTCAGCATGTCAAAGAATTACTTCATCCTGGTCTCTGCGTGTGCACAGCCTTGGACTCATCCCCTgcaacgcacacacacacaaccagatGATTTTCAAGGTGAAAAGGTAGCACAGTAACCCTGAAGGGTCCTCACCTTTGTCCCGCAGCAAGGCATGGGAACAGGGCTGGCTGAAATTCAAAGTCTCTGGGCAGTAGAAACAGCAGGAACACTCTCAAACCACACCCAGCACTTTACTGCAAGGATATTAAATCTCCCCCAAATTTATTCCCTATAAGACAAGGGGGCTCCGCTTATTGTAACAAAAATCAGCATAAGAAAACAGGCTGCCTGGTTAGATTTGAGcttcagataaaaatatttagtaaatgccAACCCAAATGTAGAATATACTTATACTCAAAAATAATTCcttgtttatttgaaaatcagaTTTAACTAGGAATCCTGGTTTCTGACAATTCAAATTCTCTACATCTTCGGCTCCTGGAAGTCACCTCTTTGTGGACTCAGGGTGTCCCCATGTTAGTGGACCGGTGGCAAAGCTGAGCTACAGAAATGCCCTCAGTCCAGCTGAACTGTCGCCTCCTCCTATACATTCACCACAAGTACCAGAACCCTCTGTTTATACCACTGCTACCACAAGGGCACACAGCCACATTAAGGACTCCCCACACTGGCTGTTACCACGGCAGGGAGACAATCTTAACTATCACCGGCCCTACCAACTCAGGAGCGCACACTGAACACCTTCCCCACAACCCCAGAGTCATACTCCAGGACAGCCGCTTCTGTCCCTCTGCCCCACCAACACACCCTAGGGTTTTGGGTGCCTCCTGAGGAACACAGTTCCTCCAGTGCTTCTGAGGGCCTGGCTGTTTTAGTCCTACAAATGCTGAACAGGGTTTGCTCTCAGTTCTTTCccaaaaaatacatacaattttgttCTTGGTTCTTTCTTTGTCCAGTTTCAAAAATTCACTGAGGGTTAATTCTTCAAGACGCTTCTTGACAGAAAGGAACGCACACCCAGATGAATGCTTTTTATGTTCCTCTCTAGAAAAATCAACACATGAGCATGTCAGTCAAGTAGCGGTGGTTCACGACCAGCACCATGTCCCATCACCGTGAGCCATCCTCAGGATGTGCCCTGCTTGGCTTCAAGAGCAAGGAGCGGGGCCCACAGCTGAAGGACCCAGTGCTGTCCCAGGCGCATCCCACACAGCACGTTCACCACCTTTTCTCTTGCCATAGATGTCTGCCCCATGTCCCTGTGGCTAGAGGATTTCATCTGAAATCCTTTACAATTAGTAGGAAAAGTGTTGTATGGTTCATGTCCATAGGAATCACATGTCAAAACCCTCTGAAATCCTCAAGGCACTTTTGGAAGTAAATTCATTTCACAGGAATGTTTACACAGTCCACTGGTTCAGGATAAGGGCTCCATTAGCCAGGCTTCCCAGGGGCACTCCTCTCCTCACACCCTAACTCTCTGCAATGGGAATATCTAGACAGTGGAAATCATGTAACCAGCCCAGGATTAGGAGAACACAGCCAGAGTCCAAAAGGACAGCCAAGGATAACCATAATGTAAAAATATCATAACACTTAGAAATCCCCTCTCAAGAACAACACTATTCAGGGATGGGGGACTACAGTTAGTTATTTGGGTCGGGGGGGtgcagctcactggtagagtgctttgcctagCATGGCCAAgacccaagaccctgggtttaatctccagcactgcaaaaaagaggaggaaaaaaaaaaaggcgggagggctggggctggggctcagaggtagagcactcgcctggcatgtgtgaggcactgggttcaattctcagtgctgcatataagtaaataaaaataaaggcccatcaacaactaaaaaaatatatagaaaaacaaaaagaataatgcCACAAATGTTTCCCCACTGATCCCTAGTGTGACCACTAGCCCGTTTTGTTAATGCTTGGTCACAATATTGAGTGAAttaggaaaaaacagaaacaccCTTCTGGTCAAGAAGAGAAACAACTCAAGTAATTCTCTGGGGAAGAAAATTAAGGTTGTGGAAACAATCGATTCTGACAAGAAGAGGTGAGAAAAGAACATGGAAAGACattatccagggctggggatagagctcagcaGTAAACCCTGTGCCTAGCATACGCAACGCCCAGGGTTTGATGCCCAGCATGGCAAACAAACAACCCTGAAAGATCTACAGCACATATAtttacacaaattttaaaaaataacagtgccttgaagaataaattaaaaaggcatttatgtgtgtgtgtgtgtgtgtgtgtgtatatatatacatatatatataaatactacatatatatatgtatatatgatggaatattactcagttttaaagaagaatgaaattatggcatttgctggtaaatggatgcaactggagaatatcatgctaagcgaaataaaccaaacccaaaaaaccaaaggttggatgttttctgatatgcagatgctaattcacaataagggatggaggggcactagggaagaatagttactttaggtagaaggaagcaaaggaggggaaggggtatgggggtaggcaggatagcagagtgaaacagacatcattacctcatgtacatatatgactgcatgactgatgtgatcctacaatatgtacaatcagaaaaatgaaaaattatactccatttatgtatgatttattaaaatgcataaatgcattctactgtcatgtataattaattagaacaaataaaaaattttttttaaaaagactaatagaggaaggggaaggtgAACAGGGGgatagagaaaaaacagaagtACTGGGACctaaaatggagcaaatcatgcatgtatgattatgtcaatagGAAccctactgttatgtataactacaatggactaataatttttttttaaaaaaagggtgtTTTTTGTGATATGTGGATCATATCtccataaaactatttttaaaaaattcctagtaCTAAAAGCATTTGGAGATTCCTGGGAGTACACAGGGTAGAAACAGACCCTGTATTCTGTTGAACCTGGAAGGCACGGTGCAACCTACACCCATGAGTCTTCCTTCAACATTCGCCTTTAAGGACGTTTTGGTCAAACAAGATTTGGTTAGGGTGTACGGGTAGGGTTAGGGTGTAGGGTTACGCCCCCATTCACAGAGCTGTTTAAAGTCAAAATGAGGCTGGGAAGGCCATCGCTCCTGCACTACAATCTTACATTTACGAACAGTTTGTGAGGATCCCAGTTCTGACGGAACTGGGCATCTCAGAAGCCCACAGAGGTTCGTCAAGAGGGACTTACATGGGGTTGTCACTTGGCTCCCAGCCTTCCAGCTCCTTGAAGCAGAAGAAACACTGGGCCAAGTCGGGCTCGTTTTCAGTGGGGCAATGGATGAAGCCAGCCTCGGCCATCTGCAAGGGACAAGGACAGCTCATGAGCGGATGAGAGGTCGGACCCAGGTCCAGATAAGGGCCGGCAGCCCATGGGAGGGGTCGTTCCGGGGCCCCGGGACCGACAGGCCTGGCAAGGGACGCGACGGGGCGGGGTGGGTTGGGGGCCGAGAGGCCCGGAGTCTTACTCGCTCCGGAGTGCAGGCGCAGCCCTCCAGGAAGGGCCAGTTCTTGAACGTTGAGGCGCGGTGGTCCTTGAGATAGAGCTGCCAGGCTGGTGGCAACGACTGAGCCCCCATGACGCTGCCGCCGATTCAAATCCCGCGGGTAGCGGCGCAACGCGGGGCATGCCGGGAACGCCCCGCCCCGAATCCCCGCCCGCGGCCTTGTGGGAGTGGGCGGCGCGGGGCATGCCGGGAGCGCCGGCCCCGAATCCCCGCCCGCGGCCTTGTGGGAGTGGGCGGCGCGGGGCATGCTGGGAACGCCGGCCCCGGCTCCCGCCCGCGGCCTTACTGGGGATCGCATTGCCGGGGCTGAGGTTGGGCGGAGGCCGGGCGGTGGGAGCAGGTGGTTCCCGGCGTCTCCATTTGAGCCTTCCACCCTGCCAGCTCGCCGTTGGTCCCCGCCGGTGCCGTCGGGCGCACACCCGGAGGCCCGGCCTCGGCCGGGGGAGAGGCGGACTGCAGGAGTCCGCGGCCGAGCTCGGCGTCCTGAGTGCCTCCCAAACGTGGGGACCAGGctgcctccagagcccttcctgAAATGCAGGCGGGTGACTGTGGTGGGGGAGGACCCTGTGGAGACACCGGTAGACCAGGGCACCATCTCGGAGGCAGGGCCGTAAGGTGACCCCAGAAGTTAGTGAGTGGCTCAGAAAAGGCCAGGGTCGCAGGCACCCGCCAGTGGTCGGCGAGCCTAGGCCCCGAGCAGGGCACAGCCCCCTGATGTGGCTGCGGGCTTCCCGGGCTTCCCGCCGACCCCCGTTGCCACGGCTCTGCTCATACCAGGCCACCTTCTGTGACTTCCCAGCAGCCCGCCGAGCGAGCATTCAGCCTCACGTCAGGGCACAGTCCAGGTTGGCATTATAGGCAAATGCACTGGCGTCTTGTGTTGGGCGACAACTCCCCTAGGTCAGTCCCATGCGCAAGCCTGTGTCATAGATTGTGGGTAAGCGCAGGGCTCCGATCAGACAGCTGGGACGGGGGCTTTTTAAGGGGCACAGGGCAGTGCTATTTACCAACCAGTTTGATAAGGCAACAGCCGTGTGGCCTGGGAGAACTAACCCAAGTTATTTTGGTTTGGACTTGACTGAGTTTCCTGAGAGTCCTCTGGCCAGTGTCACAGGTGGCGACTTGGTCTTGCATTTCTTGCTTCCCCAACACCATGTTTGAAAGAAGCTGAAGACCCCCACTTTGTTCTGGCTGTAACGGCCTGTCAGCGTTTGATGGGATCTTAAACACCCGCAGGAGTGGGACTATACAAGTGAAGAGTTCTTTGTGGCAGAGGCAGAGTGCCAGCCTTCCGACGTGTACaccacccagccccagccctgtgggCTAtggaatttcaagaaaaaatttgCATGTCCATGTGAACTCTCTGGGTTTTCAAGTAGTTGACTGCACATTCAAGTTCTGATCAAACCAGTCTTGAGGTTGTGCTAGACATCACCTTACTTACCCATCATGTCCATCCAAACATATTATGAACACTTTTCTCCTGTATTACAAAGTTTAcacatcaacattgtaaaagcaaaAAATGACCCAGTGAAAAGTCTTCTAGCTGTACTTTTCAGAGGGAagctttttattaatttcttatatGTCCTTccagatgtatgtgtgtgtctataaacctttttttaaaaagcagacaaGTGGGACCATACCCCACACCCTGTTTGGCGTCCTTCCTTCTCAAGTGGCAGTATATCACAGAGACCTTACACTTCTGTCGTGTCTGCATGGTACTCTGTATGTATACCCTGATCTTAGTAACCACTTGCCTATGGGTGGCTCcaattgtttttgctattgtgaattgtacagTAACGAATAGGCGCATGCTCCTGTGAAGCTGTGTCCTTAGGATATGTGCCTACTAGTGAGATCCCTGGGATAGCATATGTACATCGCCAACCTACCCTACCTCAAACATCTCAGTTATTGGGGGGAACATGGTTTGAtctgtggttttgtctctgtgggTACTGACCCTGCCTAGGATATCCCTAGGATCTGATTTCCACCAATATTGATCatattcattgaaaaatttttttctggcagCTAGCTATGATGGCatgcacctatagtcccagctgttcaggaggctgaaaggaggatcacttgagcccaggggATCAAGACCAGCCTGTGTGTTAGTAAGCTTTTTGTTGTGgcagaatacctgagaaaaactcAAAAGGgaagttgggggggggggttttggtttgtttgtttgtttttttacttatGGTTTCAGTCTGTTATCATCTGGCTCcattgcttctgggcctgtgaccaagcagcacatcatggtggaagggtgtggcagagcaaagcagctcacttcttgggctggggacctacttcctctagtgAGGTTCCACCTCCTGAAGTTTCCGTCACCTAGCAGTCCATTCAGTTATGAGCCCATCATTGAGATCAGAGGTCTATTGATCTAACCCATTCtacaaaagccccacctctggacattgctgcattggggaccaagttcAGATTCAAGCTGTAAAATCCTGACTCCATctcagaggaaaaagaagagctgCTCAGTGGGCAAGCATTTGTATAGcaggcataaggccctgggtttaacccccagtaccgaccccccccaaaaaaaaaaaaaggaagaaagaaagaaaacattatctTTGGGTGTCATCTCCATCAAGCCATCATGTTTCTGtgattcattttctatttagCATAAACAAGTTCcaacttttcaactttttttcttttttaaaaaatattttttaggggctggggaggtagctcagtcggtagagtgcttaccttgtaagcacaaggccctgggttcgattccagcacccaaaaaaaaaaaattttttttttagttgtagttgtcaattgtcctttattttatttatttctatggggtgctgaggatcaagcccagtgcctcgcacatgctaggcaagcgctctaccactgagccacagccctgacccctccaacttttttttttcaatgtaaattttcattttactgaaaaCTTCAGATGCTTATATCCTTTCCCTAAGATTTCAAAAATACTGTATTGTTATTGCTGCGTGGGATGGTACTTGTAATCCACCatcagagactgagacaggatgttcacaagctcaaggtcagcctcagcaactcagcaagaccctgtctcaaagattaaaaaggagggctggggatgtagctcagttggtagagtgcttgccttgaatgcacaggccctgggttcaatccccagcactgcaaaaaaaaaaaaggactggggatgtggctcagtggttaatgcacccctgggttcaataccaaaaaaaaaaaaaaaaaaaaaaaaggtgcacaGTTCAGTGAGTTAAGCACATATTGTTAGGCAACCATCCCTATAGTCCAtctccagaaatttaaaaatttcccactGAAACTATCCATTAAACAACTCCTCATTTTCCATAAGATTTTATAACCAGTATTTAAATCATAGACCAGCTTTTGACTATATCCAGTTTGACCAATAATACCTTCTGCTATTTCTAGCCTTCTACATTATTTCTACCTAGCTCCAATTGCCTGGgctcaaaaacaaatttttttttttgttactgg
Proteins encoded in this region:
- the Birc5 gene encoding baculoviral IAP repeat-containing protein 5, which translates into the protein MGAQSLPPAWQLYLKDHRASTFKNWPFLEGCACTPERMAEAGFIHCPTENEPDLAQCFFCFKELEGWEPSDNPIEEHKKHSSGCAFLSVKKRLEELTLSEFLKLDKERTKNKIAKETNSKQKEFEETAKKVRRAMEQLATLE